A region from the Candidatus Tenderia electrophaga genome encodes:
- a CDS encoding chemotaxis protein CheA: protein MGDPSMLDLFRVECEQHGAVLNQGLLALEQDPTSPERLEPLMRAAHSIKGAARLVGIEPVVKLAHAMEDGFVAAQNSEIVLSAEHMDVLLKGADTILAIAMHEGELADWYDANRQDYLSLLDEVNAILKGESGVVTETRAEAVPAAASEARPEPGEAGDADTAAVKPALKKNTAPQKDRVLRVSAELVNRLMGLAGESLVESRWLYPYSESLRRLKRQQTDLVCMIDSLRERMERQQVSDDMRGLLRDAQRQASQCREVMSDRLNELESYDRRLSNLSSRLHREVVGSRMRPFIDGVHGFPRMVRDISRSLKKDVQLIIEGETTMVDRDILDKIEAPLNHIIRNAIDHGLESPEERVAAGKPAKGTIRLRAYHNAGMLSIVVGDDGRGIDLDRLRHKIVEKGLIDAAMAETLSEMELTDFLFLPGFSTKDKVSEISGRGVGLDVVYDAMQEMRGNVRATSKPGQGTRFHMQLPLTLSVIPALLVEIAGEPYAFPLARIDRIASVRQSEVSEAEGNQFVVLDGKNVGLVSASQILEKESGMEHTGLMSVVVLNERNHYYGMVVDKFLGERELVVQVMPEALGKVQDISSAALMEDGSPLLIVDVDDLIRSIEKVLKTARLGKVSSILEEETALCKTVLVVDDSITVREVERKLLERAGYQVETAVDGVDGLNMLRSQPFDMLVTDVDMPRMNGIDLVKTLRQDASLRSLPVLMVSYKDREEDKLRGLEAGADYYLTKGSFHDETLLQAVVDLVGEAKS, encoded by the coding sequence ATCGGCGATCCCTCCATGCTTGATCTGTTCCGGGTCGAGTGTGAGCAACACGGCGCGGTGCTGAATCAGGGCTTGTTGGCGTTGGAACAAGATCCGACTTCGCCGGAACGCCTGGAACCGTTGATGCGCGCCGCGCATTCAATCAAGGGCGCGGCGCGCCTGGTGGGCATCGAGCCGGTAGTCAAGCTGGCCCATGCCATGGAAGATGGCTTTGTCGCGGCGCAAAACAGTGAGATTGTCCTCTCCGCCGAGCATATGGATGTCTTACTCAAGGGCGCGGACACCATTCTCGCCATCGCCATGCATGAGGGTGAACTGGCCGATTGGTACGACGCCAATAGGCAGGACTATCTGAGTCTGCTGGACGAGGTCAACGCCATACTCAAGGGCGAGTCGGGTGTCGTTACCGAAACCCGGGCCGAAGCGGTCCCCGCGGCGGCGAGCGAAGCGCGGCCCGAGCCGGGGGAGGCAGGGGACGCCGATACCGCCGCCGTCAAGCCGGCGCTGAAAAAAAATACTGCGCCGCAGAAGGATCGCGTGCTGCGCGTCAGCGCCGAGCTGGTGAACCGGCTGATGGGCTTGGCCGGAGAGTCGCTGGTGGAATCGCGCTGGCTGTATCCCTATTCCGAATCCCTGCGCCGTCTCAAGCGCCAGCAGACCGATTTGGTCTGTATGATCGATTCCCTGCGCGAGCGCATGGAGCGGCAACAGGTCAGTGATGATATGCGCGGCCTATTGCGCGATGCACAGCGCCAGGCGTCTCAATGCCGCGAGGTGATGTCCGATCGCCTTAACGAATTAGAGTCTTATGATCGACGTTTGAGTAACCTGTCTTCGCGCCTGCACCGCGAAGTGGTAGGCAGCCGCATGCGTCCCTTCATCGACGGTGTGCACGGTTTTCCGCGTATGGTGCGCGACATATCGCGCAGTTTGAAGAAAGACGTGCAACTGATTATCGAAGGCGAAACCACCATGGTGGATCGCGACATCCTGGACAAGATCGAGGCGCCGCTGAATCATATTATTCGTAACGCCATTGACCACGGCCTCGAATCGCCGGAGGAGCGCGTCGCCGCCGGAAAACCGGCCAAGGGCACGATTCGGCTGCGTGCCTATCACAACGCCGGCATGCTCTCCATCGTGGTCGGCGACGACGGCCGCGGCATCGACCTGGACAGGTTGCGTCACAAGATCGTGGAAAAGGGGCTGATCGATGCGGCGATGGCCGAGACGCTGAGCGAGATGGAACTCACCGATTTCTTGTTCTTGCCCGGCTTTAGCACCAAAGACAAGGTCAGCGAGATCTCCGGCCGCGGTGTCGGGTTGGACGTGGTCTACGACGCCATGCAGGAAATGCGCGGCAATGTCAGGGCCACCTCGAAGCCGGGTCAGGGGACTCGCTTTCATATGCAGCTGCCCCTGACCTTGTCGGTGATCCCCGCCCTGTTGGTGGAAATCGCCGGCGAGCCTTATGCCTTTCCGCTGGCGCGCATTGACCGAATCGCCAGCGTCAGGCAGTCCGAGGTCAGCGAAGCAGAAGGTAATCAGTTTGTGGTGTTGGACGGTAAAAACGTGGGATTGGTCAGTGCCAGCCAGATCCTCGAAAAAGAGTCCGGCATGGAGCACACAGGCCTGATGTCCGTAGTGGTGTTGAATGAACGCAACCATTACTACGGCATGGTCGTCGACAAGTTTCTCGGCGAACGGGAATTGGTGGTGCAGGTCATGCCCGAGGCCTTGGGCAAGGTGCAGGACATCAGTTCCGCCGCCTTGATGGAGGATGGTTCGCCGCTGTTGATCGTGGACGTGGACGACCTGATCCGTTCCATCGAAAAGGTGTTGAAAACGGCCCGTCTGGGCAAGGTAAGTTCGATTCTTGAAGAAGAGACCGCGCTTTGCAAGACCGTGTTGGTGGTGGATGATTCCATTACCGTGCGTGAAGTGGAACGCAAGCTGTTGGAAAGGGCCGGTTATCAGGTGGAAACAGCGGTGGACGGTGTAGACGGTTTAAATATGTTGCGCAGTCAGCCGTTCGACATGCTGGTGACCGATGTGGATATGCCGCGTATGAATGGTATAGATCTGGTGAAAACCCTCAGGCAGGATGCAAGCCTGCGCTCGCTGCCGGTGCTGATGGTTTCTTATAAAGATCGGGAGGAGGATAAGTTGAGAGGATTGGAAGCCGGAGCAGATTATTATTTGACCAAGGGCAGTTTCCACGACGAAACCTTGTTGCAGGCCGTCGTCGATCTGGTCGGTGAGGCCAAGTCGTGA
- a CDS encoding chemotaxis response regulator protein-glutamate methylesterase (regulates chemotaxis by demethylation of methyl-accepting chemotaxis proteins), with the protein MRIAIVNDSMMAVESLRRVITSVPDYELAWIANDGAEAIWRCGTDVPDLMLMDLIMPVIDGVEATRKIMAETPCAILVVTSTVAGNASKVFQAMGHGALDAVNTPVLGMTGDAEGKDELLRKIATIAKLIRQRKGDSSENLFRAAKPKTTPTHKNLVAIGSSSGGPKALAVLLHALPADFPAPIVIIQHVDEKFSAELALWLNRQCALEVRLAEKGDSLEPGRALIAGNNNHLIVNSNGRLDYTPDPVDMVYRPSVDVFYASIAEHWSGDVVAVLLTGMGRDGAQGLLTLRNKGVFTVAQDETTCAVYGMPKAAAQLGAAEKILPLDDIAPELNQYFAGKKNRHVC; encoded by the coding sequence GTGAGGATCGCAATCGTCAATGATTCCATGATGGCGGTGGAGAGTCTGCGCCGTGTGATTACGTCGGTACCGGACTACGAGTTGGCTTGGATCGCCAACGATGGCGCCGAGGCGATCTGGCGCTGCGGCACCGATGTGCCCGATTTAATGCTGATGGATCTGATCATGCCGGTGATCGACGGGGTAGAGGCGACGCGCAAGATTATGGCCGAGACCCCTTGCGCCATCCTGGTGGTGACATCCACCGTCGCCGGTAATGCCTCCAAGGTGTTTCAGGCCATGGGCCATGGCGCCCTGGATGCGGTGAACACGCCAGTGCTGGGCATGACCGGCGATGCCGAAGGCAAGGACGAACTGTTGCGCAAGATCGCCACCATCGCCAAACTGATCCGTCAACGCAAGGGCGATAGCTCGGAGAATTTATTCCGCGCTGCCAAACCCAAGACGACGCCGACCCATAAGAACCTTGTGGCGATCGGTTCCTCGTCCGGCGGGCCCAAGGCGCTGGCGGTTCTATTGCACGCCTTGCCTGCTGATTTCCCTGCGCCGATTGTGATTATCCAACATGTGGATGAAAAGTTTTCCGCTGAATTGGCGCTGTGGTTGAATCGGCAATGCGCGCTTGAGGTGCGTCTGGCGGAAAAAGGTGATAGCTTGGAGCCCGGCAGGGCGTTGATCGCCGGTAATAATAACCACCTGATAGTCAATTCAAACGGTCGGCTTGACTATACCCCTGACCCTGTCGATATGGTTTATAGGCCCTCGGTGGATGTGTTCTACGCCAGCATTGCGGAGCATTGGTCCGGGGACGTCGTGGCGGTGCTGTTGACCGGCATGGGACGCGACGGCGCACAAGGCCTGTTGACCTTGCGTAACAAAGGTGTGTTCACCGTGGCACAGGACGAGACGACCTGCGCGGTCTACGGTATGCCGAAGG